The Bacteroidota bacterium genome segment GTACCGGCCGTTCTCCATCCGCCCGCACAGGGAAGAAGGATCTCGGAGATGCCGAAGCTCTCTCTTGTCAATCCGAAGATCGATTCGGAGGCTCCGGCTCCTGCGGGAGTCGTCCCCAGCGAGGAGAAGCTTTCGTCCGACGAAGATCTCTTCACGCGAGTTAAACAGGAATGGGGAAAAATTGTCGACGAGGTCAGGAGAAAGAAAATTTCCGTCGGGACAATTTTGGGCGAAAGCACGCCGATGAGCGTCGTTCATGAAACGCTGCACATTGCCTCCGCCGACGATTTCCACTATTCCTCCCTCAAAAGAAACCAGATGTTTCTTACCGAAACCGTCAACGGCCTTTTGGGAACGAAGCTCCGCATCGAGCCCATGCTCGTGCCGAACGCAGCGATCGCCCCTCCCGCCCAAAATACGGCCCGGGAAAAAAACAACCCGCCGGCTCAATCTCCTCAGGCAAAAGAACCATCCTCAAAGGAACATCCCCTTATCGAAACGCTTTACCGGGATTTTGGCGCTGAACGGGTGTGACAGATGCATTTATAAGAGCTTTGACCTCTAACGATGAAAGCATTCCGCCTTATAGTATTTTTTCTGATCGCTGCTTGCCATCTTCACGCGCAGCAAAAGCTTTTGATCCCGATGGATTTGAAGCAGACCGATCATTTGAAAGCATACGGCATTGCGTTCTGGGCGCTGCAGCACGGCATTCAGGTCGACTGGCTGCTGAATTACCGGGGGGGATCGTTCATGTTCGATTACGTTTCCAGCGAGGAGACCGAATGCCGGATCCGCGGCGTTGCTTTCGAGGCCATCAGCGGTTCGGATGCCGCAAAGATCTACGCGGAAATAGGGGATGAGAATACGAACATGGATGCCGTACGGCTGGAGAAGGTTCCGAAGATCGCCGTCTACGTCCCGCCCGATTTCAAGCCGTGGGATGATGCCGTCACGCTGGCGCTTGAGTATGCGGAGATTCCATACAAGAAAGTGTGGGATGATGAAGTCCTTCAGGGAAAGCTCTCGGAGTACGACTGGCTGCATTTGCACCATGAAGATTTCACCGGTCAGTACGGAAAATTTTATGCCACGCACCGGAACGCTCCATGGTACATCGAACAGCAGGTTCTTTACGAACGGAAAGCGAAGGAGCTCGGGTTTCGGAAAGTCTCCGAGGAAAAAAAAGCGGTTGCTCGCGCGATCAAGGATTTTGTGGGGAGCGGAGGGTTCATGTTTTCGATGTGCGCTGCGACCGATACCTACGACATCGCGCTGGCGGCCGAGAATACCGACATCTGCGACGTAATGTTCGACGGCGATCCGCCGGACCGCGATGCGCAGAAAAAACTCGATTTCTCCAAGACCTTTGCATTTCAGAACTTCACCCTGGAGATGAATCCGCTGCGGTACGAGTATTCGGACATTGACATCCCGCCGAGCGACCCCGTTCCGCTGCGCGATCCGAACACCGACTATTTCACGCTCTTTGAATTTTCTGCGAAATACGATCCCGTGCCGACGATGCTGACACAGAACCACGTGAACGTCATCAAAGGATTCATGGGGCAGACGACGGCATTCAAGAAGAGTCTGATCAAACCAAGCGTCACAATTTTGGCAGAGCGTGAAGGCACCGAAGAGGTAAAATATCTTCACGGCAACTATGGACGCGGGACGTTCACATTTTACGGCGGCCACGATCCCGAAGACTACCAGCATGCCGTCGGTGCGCCTCCGACCGATCTGAGCCTTCATAAAAATTCCCCCGGGTACCGGCTTATCCTCAACAACGTTCTCTTCCCCGCCGCAAAGAAGAAGCAGCAAAAGACGTAAACTCCGAAGATTCGATCGATCCAATGCCGGATCGATCTCATCCCAACACCGGCAGCGATCACCGGGTGAATGACGACGCTTCCTTTCTCTTGCCATCCCGGTCCGGGCCAGGCCTCTTTTGAAATCCTAAAAATTTTCCGTACCTTGTATGACCTTGCTGATGAATTTATTTCTAATTCGCCGGCAGGGGTTTCTGCGTTTATAATTGACCGAGCATGCTTGCAGAGCTTAAAAAGAAAATAGTTTCGTCCGAGGAATTTCGACGGCTGACCGCTGCGGAGCCAAGCCCATCCGCACCGGCGCATCTGCGCGGAATCGCCGGCTCCCTCTGGGCGTTCATCGCGGCATATCTCTATGAGGAATTCCAGGGACAGGTCCTGCTTGTCGTATCGGAAAAGGATTCAGCCGAAAAATTACGCGATGACTGCGCCCAATTGGTTTCCGAAACGGACGTGCATCTCTATTCCGTCGAATCGGCTCATGCGGCGCGGCCGCTCGATATGACCGCGACGATCAGCCAGGTCGAATCGTTGAAGGCATTGACGGCTCAACTCCCCGGGATCTATGTCACGCACGCCGCGGCTCTTGCGTTCGCCGTTCCCCCGCGCGAGAAGTTTATCCGCTCGACGATCGAGGTTTCTTCAAACACTGAGACGGGATTCGAGGCGCTTCTCGCAAAGCTTGCCGGACTCGGATTCGAGCGAAAGCCGCTCGTCGAAACGTACGGCGATGTCGCCGTCCGCGGAGGCATCGTGGATATATTTCCTTTTGTGGGAGAGAATCCCGTCCGGCTTGAGTTCTGGGGGGATACGATCGAATCGATCCGGGAGTTCGACCCTCTCTCACAGCGATCAATCCGCGAGCTTCAGAGCGCCAGCATCGTTCCGAATATTTCGGAGATCGTTAGGGAGCAAGTTGGTGAAGCCGGTTCGGCGAATGGAACCGATGCGATCACGTTCATCGATCTCTTTTCTTCGCGCGCCATTCTTCTTCTGGACGATCTCTCGTTGATCGAAAAGGAAATGCAGGAGCTGGAAACTGAAGGGGTGGCATTGCCGATTCCGTTCAAGACGATCGAAACGAAATTTCAGAACTATCCGCGTTATATCCATACCGTCATCAACAAAACTTCAAACGCTCCTTCTGTTGATTTTCAGGCGTCGCCGCAGCCGCCGACGAACGGCAGTGTTAAGATTCTTCTGCAACAGGTAAGAAAGCTCTCCGGGAAGGGATTTGAAATAGCCGTTGCATCGGATACTGCCGAAGAGTCCGACCGTATTAAGGAGCTGATGAACGAGGCAGCAGGGACGGAAGACGGGAGTGAAGCTAAAGAGCCTGATGAAGGGGGCGGAGAACCCCGGACGTCGGGTTTGCCGCCGATCGTCTACATTCCCGAAACCGTGCATTCGGGCTTCCTTTTTCCGTCGGCGCAAGTCGCGCTGTTCACAGAGCATGAGATCTTCGGACGCATCAAACGAAGGGGGGGCTCTAAACGCCGCCGCTTCAGAGGGATCTCCCAGAAGGAGCTTCATTCGCTCCGCCGGGGGGATTTTGTCGTCCATGTCGACCACGGCATCGGAAAATTTCTGGGGCTGGAAAAAATTTCGATTCGGGGGACGGAACAGGAAGCGGCAAAACTTGAGTACGATGAAAAAGGGGTCCTCTTTGTCAACCTGAATTACATCAACCGGGTTCAAAAGTACTCCTCGGCGGAGGGACATACGCCGAAGCTCAACAAACTCGGCGGCGGTGAATGGGAAAGGCTGAAGGCGCGTGCGAAGAAGAAGATCAAAGATATTGCGCGCGATCTCATCCTTCTCTATGCCAAAAGGAAAAGCGAGGCTGGAGTTTCGTTCTCTCCCGATTCGCATTGGCAAAAAGAAATGGAGGCGTCGTTCATGTTTGAAGACACGCCCGACCAGGCCGCCGCAACCGCCGACGTGAAGAAGGACATGGAAAACCCGAGCCCGATGGACAGGCTGGTGTGCGGCGATGTCGGATTCGGAAAGACCGAAGTTGCCGTTCGCGCAGCGTTCAAGGCAGTCCAAAACAACAAGCAGGTCGCCGTTCTCGTCCCGACGACGATCCTGACGCAGCAGCATTTCACGACATTTTCCGACCGGCTCGGACGATACCCTGTGCGCATTGCCTCGCTTTCCCGTTTCAAGAGCGCGAAGGAACAAAGCGGAATTGTGGAGGGGTTGAAGGCTGGGTCGGTCGACATCATCATCGGTACGCACCGATTGTTGTCGAAGGATATCAAGTTCAAGGATCTCGGACTCCTGATCATCGATGAAGAACAGCGGTTCGGCGTGGCGGCGAAGGAAAAGCTGCGGGCTCTTCGGTCGAACGTCGACACGTTGACGCTCACGGCGACGCCGATTCCGCGCACCCTTCATTTTTCGCTGATGGGGGCTCGCGATCTTTCGATCATCAACACGCCCCCTCGAAACAGACTTCCGATCTATACGGAGATCGCACAATATGACAAAAAAGTGATCCGTGAGGCGGTCCTGAAAGAGATGCACCGAGGCGGGCAGGTCTACATTGTGAACGACCGGGTCGAGAACATCGAGCTGTTCGCGTCGACGCTGCAGGAAACGGTCCCGGAAGCGCGGTTCCGGATCGCGCACGGCCAGCTCAAAGGACATGAACTTGAAAAAGTGATGCTCGACTTTCTTGAAAAGAAATGCGACGTTCTCGTTGCGACAAAGATCATCGAGTCCGGGCTGGATATTCCTAACGTGAATACGATCATCATCAACAGGGCGGACAGGTTCGGGCTCGCGGAACTCTATCAGCTGCGGGGACGTGTCGGCCGGTCGAACGTGCAGGCGTATTCGTATCTGCTTGTTCCCCCGATTTCCGTCCTGCCGAAAACGACGTTGCGGCGCCTGCAGGCGATCGAAGAGTTCACGGAGCTGGGTTCCGGCTTTAACCTGGCCATGCGCGACCTCGAGATTCGCGGGGCCGGAAACATGCTCGGGGGAGAGCAGAGCGGGTTCATCATGGAAATGGGGTTCGAGATGTACACGAAAACTCTTGAAGAAGCGGTGAACGAATTAAAGAGTCAGGAATTCTCCCAATTATTCTCTTCCGACCAAAAGGGGATCCCCGTGTCCCGCGCTGACATTATTGTCGAAGCGGATCTTGATGCATACATTCCGGAATTCTACGTTGAAGACGATACGGAGCGTTTAGATATTTACCGCCGGTTGTATAAAACGGAAACGATGGAAGCGGTGGATGAGATCCGGCTGGAATTGATCGACCGGTTCGGCGCTCCGGTGGAAGAGGTCGAAAATCTATTCAAACTTTCAACGCTTCGGGTTGTTGCCGCCAATTCCGGATTCCGGAAAATTGAGATCAACAAACGGACACTGCGGCTTCATTTTCCGCCGGAGTCTGAAAAAGGATTTTACGAGAACGGCCCTTTCCAAACCATCATGGCCAAGGCGGGAGAAATACGGACGCACAAAGTTCATCTAAAGCAGGAAGGGAAGCAGCTCTTGCTGCACACCGTCCTCGCGGACGAAACCGGCAGCGAACGGGTCGCCGAAACCCACAAGCTGATCGAACAACTGCAAAAATAGGACCCTCTGTGAGCAAGATAACCACCGTCATTTTTGATATGGGACGCGTGCTGGTTGATATAGACTTCGACGCCTTCCCGCGCCTGCTTGGCATCGACAAAAAGCGTATCAACCGTGCAGATGAAGAGGCCGTCCAGGATATGGCGAGAGAGTATGAAACCGGCCGGATCGGCACCGATCATTTTTTTAAAGAACTGGATCGGATCTTCAAGGGAAAATACAGCCGCCAAGAATTGGAGACCGCATGGAACGCAATTATCGTAAAAGAAAATTCAGCGATCGTTCCTCTTGTCGATGCTGTTCGAACAAGGTATCAAATTGCGGTGTTGAGCAACACAAGCTCCACTCACTTCCGAAGGTCGTGTGACGTCGCTCCGGTCCTGCAGAAATTTTCGAAGAAGTATTTGTCGTATCAACTCGGCGCAGCCAAGCCGGACCCGGCGGTGTACCGGCATGCCATACGTGACTTGTCAGCCGACCCGGCCTCTCTCCTTTTCATCGACGATGTTGTCGAAAATATCAATGCTGCCGTCCAATGCGGGATGAACGGAATCGTTTTCACAGGCGTCGCCAGCCTCAATACTGCCCTTATTTTACAGCACGTTTTATAACTTTCCCTATTGGTGGGGAAGCAGGACTTATCCACATTTTCACCCCTCAAAAAACCCCCATTTTTCCTAAGTTTTCACTTGACTTTAAGTCTTTATTCCCTAAATTTCTGCTTCATAGTGGGTAAAAGTGGGGAATTTTACTTGTGAAATTTCTTAGTATTTAAGGCATTTTTGAAAGCAGTGGGTTCTTATGTCGTCATTTAAGGGTTCATACTCATACTCCGTTGACAGCAAAGGGAGGATAAATATTCCAGCGAAAATGAGGAAAAATCTTTCGCCGGAAGCCAATAATCTTTTCATCGTCACTCGCGGTTATGAATCGTGCCTTTTCTTATACCCAAACGACGAATGGATCAAGGTTGAACATTCGCTGCGCCAGCTTTCGCCGGCAGACCCCCGTCACCGGTACGTCACCCGAACCCTTCTGCAGTATGCCACGGAAAGCCAGCTTGACGGACAGTTCAGGATCATTATTCCAAAGGAACTCCTGCAGTTCGCGAAAATCGAAGACGAGGTCTTGATCCTCGGCATGCTCGAGCGCATCGAGGTATGGAATCCGAAAGTCTACAACGAGTACATGACGGCTCAATCGCAGAACGAAAGTTACGAGAACGTTGCTGCGACGGTCTTTAAGCCGTCGCCGGAATAATTTCGCAGAAACATGTGAGCAGTCCCTACCATCTTCCGGTGCTGCGGGATGAGGTCGTCGAGTTCCTCGTTACCGGACGCCGCGGGGTTTATGTCGACGGCACGCTCGGAGGCGGAGGGCATGCCGAAAGTATTTTAGAAAAGATCTTTCCGCTCGGCATCTTGGTCGGCATCGACGCGGATGCCGATGCCCAGACCGAAGCCGTGAAGCGCCTCCAGCGGTTTTCCGGCAATGTGATTTTTGTCCACGATAATAATGCCAACATCCGGTCCATTCTTCAGTCGCAAAATTTTCCCTCGATTCAGGGCGTTCTGCTCGACCTTGGCGTCTCCTCATTTCAGCTTGACGAAGGGAGCAAGGGGTTCTCGTTTCGCGGGAACGATGCCTTGGATATGAGGATGGACAAGCGGCAGCCGCTGACCGCAACGGAAATTGTCAACACCTATTCAGCCGAGGATCTTGCGGGTATTTTTTGGAATTTCGGCGAGGAAAAGAATTCGCGGAAGATCGCCCGGGCGATCGTCGAACGGCGGGAAACAAAGAAGATAGCGACGACCGGTGATTTGGCAGGGATCGTGGAACAAAGAGTTCCCGGTCAATTCGCGACCAAAACACTGGCCCGGATCTTCCAGGCGTTGAGGATTGAAGTCAACCATGAGCTCGATTCCCTTTCCCGCACGCTGAAGGAAGCGGTCGATCTTCTGGCGAGCGGCGGCCGCATCGTGGTGATTTCGTACCATTCACTCGAAGACAGGATAGTGAAAAATTTTTTTACGGAACAAGCTGCATTCATTATCCCATCCGGGCACAAGCTTGTGCCAGACACGCCGGTAACTCCGGCGCTCCGGGTGCTGACGAAAAAACCGATCGTCCCCTCCCGGAATGAGCAATTGTCGAACCCGCGGTCGCGCAGCGCTAAAATGAGAGTTGCGGAGAAAATGTGATGGCACGAGCCTACGACGGACATGCTTCTTCGATCAACACCTCGACGGTGTCTGACGGACGGTATATCTACAATGGAGACGTTGTTGCCGACCACCCCGTTTCCGGTCCGCAGCGCGAAATTCGTGCAAACAGGAAGGCGGTCCGCCGGAAGCACTCGACCTTCAACATTGTCAGCGGCCTCTTTCTGCTTGCCGCCCTGAGCCTGCTCTACACCGGAAACGTGATCACAGTAAATCAATTGATGAAGGAAGTCAACGATCTCAACAACCGCTACAGCACCATTGTCAGCAACACCGAAGTGTTGAAGGCCGAGATCGCCCGGAAGTCAAGCCTCGACCGGATCAGTTTGACGGCGAAAGAAGAGCTTGGTCTTACGAACCCGAAAGAACCCCCGGTCTGGTTTGAAGTCGACCAGGACAAAGTTGACGAGGTAGCCAAGAAATAGGTATGCCAGGTTTTGGCGTTGAAGAAATGTCCGGGGGGACTGCAGCATCGCCGGTTGTCGGAGCGCCGAGCCATTCTGCGCGGCTGCTGACGACGAAGATCGTTCTCTTGCTGATGTTCGTCGTTGCCGCGGCGCGCCTGGTGCAGATCCAGGTCATCGATTCGGGGAAATATCAGGCGATCGCCCGGAAGCAGTACGAAGTGAAAATTGTGCTGCCGTCGACCCGCGGAAATATTTACGACCGCCAGGGGAATATCTTGGTCTCGAATTCGATGTTCTTTTCCTACGCTGCGGACCCGAAGATCGTCGGGGACGGAGCGGAGGCGATCGCGAGGAAATTCTCGAGAGTATTCGGAAAGCCGGAGCAGTTCTATTTGCAGAAATTGCAGGATGAAAAACGTTTCGTCTGGCTCGAACGGCATGTGAGTCCCGAAGTTGCCAAGCGTCTCCAGGCGAACGCGCTCGAAGGAGTTGCGGAATTGAATGAACCGAAGCGGCTCTATCACTACGACAATATCGGCGGCCAGGTCATTGGCTGCACAAACATCGACAACGTCGGCATCAGCGGGATAGAATATTCTTCGGACAGAGCGCTGCGCGGGGCGGATGGGTTTGTCGTGATGCAGCGCGACGGAATGGGGCGCAAAAGGCCCTCCGCCGATTATCCCCGCCAGGAGCCGGTGCACGGCCACTCGATAGGGCTGACGATCGACATCGGATATCAGTCCATTGTCGAGGATGCGTTGAAGAAAGGGGTAGAACACTCGAAAGCCACCGCCGGCCTCGCGATGATCCTGAACCCGAATACCGGCGAGGTGCTGGCGATGGCGCACATTCCCAGCGTGAATCCGTACGACGTTTCCCACACGGACGTGCAGACCCTGCGGACGCGGGCTGTTTCGGATATGTTCGAGCCGGGTTCGGTATTTAAGATTGTCACGGTGTCGGCCGCACTCGAGAATAAGCTTATTGCTCCCGACCGGATGTTTTTTGCCGAGCACGGCAGATACAAAGTGCCGCTCAACGGGGGGAAGTTCCGGCTGATCACCGACACTCACGAAAACGGGATGATCACGTTCCAGCAGGGACTGGAGTTGTCGAGCAATATCGTGATGGCGAAGGCGAGTGATATCATCGGTGCGGAGCGGCTTTACACGCAGGCGCGCGATTACGGTTTCGGCATGCCGACCGGGATCGACCTCCCGGGAGAAGCGAACGGAGAGTTGAAGAAACCGGTCGAGTGGTCCGGCGCAACGCTTAACTCGATCGCGTACGGGTACGAAGTTGCCGTCACGCCGCTGCAGATTGCGATGGCATACTGTGCAGTTGCGAACGGCGGCGTGCTCGTGAAGCCGTACATCGTTGCGAAGGAAATGGACGAGACCGGCAATGTCGTCTACACAGGGCACCCGGAAAAGATCCGGCGCGTGATTTCCGAAGAAACGGCAAAAATGATGAGGGATCTTTTTGTCGGCGTCGTGGAACGGGGGACCGGCCAACCGGCAAAAATTCCCGGCATCACGATCGCGGGAAAAACCGGGACGTCCCGCAATTATGTCGACGGCAAGTATGCATCGGGAAACTATAATGCGACATTCGTCGGTTTTTTCCCCGCCGAAAAACCGGAGCTCGTGTGCCTGGTGATCATGGAAAACCCGACGGCGGGCGGGTACACCGGCGCTCTTGCGAGCGCGCCGGTCTTCAAGGCGATCGCGCAGCAGATCATCAACAACAACGGACTATTCTCCCGTGCCGCGTTCGCTGAAAATGAAAATGACGGATCACAGCCGCTCGTTCAAGTGCCGGACGTTTCTCATCTTCAACGCGCTGCGGCGGAGCAGCTCATCGCTGCGAGCGGTCTGCACACAACGGCTGTCGGCGAAGGAGATGCTGTCGTGCGGCAGGTCCCCGAAGCAGGAAAGAAAATTTCGCGGGGAGAAATTGTTCAGCTGGTGCTCGGACAGACGAATACAACGGTTGCCGGCGGAGGTCCTGTTGTTCCGGACCTTCACGGCATGAGCGTCCGAAGCGCGATCAACAGATTGACCGCGGAAAAATTCGACGTTGCGGTTGTCGGCTCGGGCGTTGTTGTCCATCAATCCCCCGAAGCAACCACTCCCGCGAAACAGGGAGAGAAAATAGTTTTGATTTGCGAGCCGAGACCTTTGGCGTCAGCTCAGCTCTATTGATCCGGTTACAGGAAACATGACACTATCATCGTTGCTTGAAGGCGTGAAGGTCTCGAAACTGTTTCAAACGACGTACGGCGGAATGGTGGTCACGCACGATGTTGAGATCAGCGGGCTTCAGTACGACTCACGGAAGGTCCGCCAGGGGAACATGTTCGTCGCGATCAAAGGGGCGTTGACCGACGGCCACAATCACATCGATGCGGCGGTTGCGAACGGCGCGAAAGCGGTTGTCATGGAAAACGATGCGCTGCTCCCAGATTCATATTTTATGCATGCCGGCGTCGTGAAGATCGTCGTCGGCAGCACGCGGCGGGCGCTGGCGGTGATGTCGGCAAACTATTTCGGACATCCGGCAAAGCGGCTCCGCCTGATCGGCGTGACCGGAACGAACGGCAAAACGACCACAACGTACCTCATCAGGCAATTGCTTGAATCGAGCTCGCCGTCGATGCGGGGCAAAGTCGGAATGGTCGGCACGATCGAATACGTGGTAGGAAAAGAACGGTATCCGGCGACGCACACGACGCCGGAATCTCTCGAATTACACAGGCTTTTCGCGGAAATGGTCGGGAAAGGATGCACGCATGCCGTGATGGAGGTTTCGTCGCATTCGCTGCACCAGGACCGCGTCTACGGGCTTGAATTCGCCGCGGCCGTGTTCACAAACCTGACCCAGGATCATCTCGATTATCACGGCACGATGGAACATTACTTTCAGGCGAAGAAAATTCTTTTTGACGGCCTTCCGTCGACGAGCTGGGCCGTCGTCAACACCGATGACGATTCCGGAAAGAGGATCACGGAAGGAACGAAGGCATCCGTGCTCACATACAGCGCCAACACCAGGGCCGACGTCAGCGCCGACAACGTCTCTCTTTCGATGAACGGAACATCATTGACGCTCCGCCATGGTTCCGAAGAGATGGCGTTGAACGCTCGCCTGGTCGGTCGTTTCAATGTGTATAATATCCTTGCAGCATGTTCTGCCGGGATAGCCCTTGGCATATCCGCGTCATCCATCACTGCGGGAGTCGCGGCGTTCCAGTCCGTTCCGGGGCGGTTCGAGCGCATTCTTTCGCCGGCGGGCTGGTCTGCCATTATCGACTATGCTCACACACCCGACGCGCTGGAAAAATGCCTTCACACTATCAAAGATATTCTTCCGGCAAAAGGTCCGTACAAGATCATCACTGTTTTTGGCGCCGGCGGCGACCGGGATAAAACGAAACGTCCGGTGATGGGAACGGTTGTGGATTCGTTGAGCGACGTTGCGGTGGTAACGTCCGATAATCCGCGAACAGAAGACCCGGAAGCCATCATCAGGGATATCCTCGCCGGCGTTCATCGGAAGAAGGATCTGGTGGTCGAGCCGGACAGACGACGCGCGATCATGAACGCTCTCTCGATGGCACACGCCGGAGATGCCGTTCTTGTTGCGGGCAAAGGGCACGAAGACTATCAGATCATCGGCACAACGAAGCATCATTTCAGCGACAGGGAAATTGTCCAGGAATTTATTGCGTCGCACGTCTCATGAAGTTGTCATTGAAAGATCTCGAAAAGCTCAAGCCGATCGAGATCATCAACAAAGAGCTGTTGAAGAATACAAAGATCACAGGCGTATCGACAGATTCGAGGACCATTCAGCCGGGAGACGTTTTTGTCGCTCTGCGAGGAGAGAAGTTCGACGGGCACCAGTTTATCGATGCCGTGGTCAAAAACGGAGCCGCAGCGGTGATCGTGGATGAAACGTGGAAGAAGGAAAACCCTGAATCGGCGCAGCGATTGGCGAGCGCGGTGACAGTCGTTCCCGACACGACAACGGCTCTTGGCAAGCTCGCCAATATCTATCGGAGAAAATTTTCAACGCCGATCGTGGCGGTCGGCGGAAGCAACGGAAAAACAACAACAAAGGAAATGGTGAGCGCAGTGCTGAGGACGACGTTCGACGTCTTGAGCACCGAAGGGAATCTCAATAACCATATCGGAGTACCGCAGACGCTTTTCCGATTGAGGCCGAAACACGATGTCGCGGTGATCGAACTGGGCACGAACCATTTTGGCGAGCTGAAATACTTGTGCGGCCTGGTCGAGCCGACGCACGCGCTTATTACGAACATCGGCAGGGAACATCTGGAGTTTTTTGGCGATGAAAACGGGGTTGCAAAAGAAGAAACCGAGCTGTTCAAAAGCGTGGCGGCAAAAGGATTCGCTTTTGTCAACGCCGACGACGTGCGCCTTTCGAAAGCGGGAAATAAAGTCAGGCGGACATTGAAATTCGGGACGGCACGCACGGCAGACATCCGGGCTCGTCACGTCCGATCGAACGAATTCGGTCAGCCGGCATTCGACCTCATGGTCAACAAAAAATCGAGCCCGGTACAGCTTTCGGTTTCGGGAATGCACAATGTTTCGAACGCCCTGGCTGCTGCTGCGGTCGGTGTGAAATTCAAGGTTCCACAGAAAGAAATTATCTCAGCGGTGGAACATTACATCGGAGCGAACAAGAGGATGGAAGTACTCAAGCGGAACAATATAACGATCCTGAACGATACATATAACGCCAACCCCGATTCGGTTCTTGCCGCGCTGAAAACCCTTCAGTCCCTGAAGACCGCCGGAAAAAAAATTGTTGTCCTTGCAGACATGCTTGAGCTTGGCGAACAAGCAGAACACGAGCATGCAAAGATCGGCCTCGCCGTGAGCGACATGGAATTTGAATATTTGCTCACGTTCGGCCCCCTCTCGCGGTTCACTCACGAGGCGTCGAAACTGGCTTTCGCAGAACATTTTGAGACAAAAGAAGCGTTGATCGCTTCGCTGAAAAGTCAAATCACAGCCGGCGATGCCGTTCTTATCAAGGGCTCGCGCGGAATGAAAATGGAAGAAGTGACGTCGCAAATTTAAGGATCAGGAGCGGAGATGCATCCGCTCCGACGAAAGAACCATGCTTTATTACTTTTTGAACCTTCTTGAGAGACTTTATCATCCTCCGGGTTTTGGGATCGTTCGGTATCTAACGTTCCGGTCGGCGGCTGCGGCTGTCACGGCGCTCATCATCAGCTTCTGGACGGGGCCGAAGATCATTGCCGCGTTGAAGAAACATCAGATCGGCGAGGCGGCAAAGCTTGAAGCTCCGAAAACCCATCTGAGCAAAGCTGGGACTCCGACGATGGGAGGATTGATCGTGCTCGGTGCCGTGCTGATCCCGACAGTGCTGTGGGGGGATCTGAAGAACATGTACGTGCTGCTCATCGTTTTCGTCACAATGGGTCTCGGGCTTGTCGGATTCTTGGACGATTACCTGAAGGTGGTGAAGAAGAAGCGGAAAGGCCTCATCGGCTGGTATAAAATTGTCGGACAGGTCACGGTCGGACTCGTGCTA includes the following:
- the murF gene encoding UDP-N-acetylmuramoyl-tripeptide--D-alanyl-D-alanine ligase, translating into MKLSLKDLEKLKPIEIINKELLKNTKITGVSTDSRTIQPGDVFVALRGEKFDGHQFIDAVVKNGAAAVIVDETWKKENPESAQRLASAVTVVPDTTTALGKLANIYRRKFSTPIVAVGGSNGKTTTKEMVSAVLRTTFDVLSTEGNLNNHIGVPQTLFRLRPKHDVAVIELGTNHFGELKYLCGLVEPTHALITNIGREHLEFFGDENGVAKEETELFKSVAAKGFAFVNADDVRLSKAGNKVRRTLKFGTARTADIRARHVRSNEFGQPAFDLMVNKKSSPVQLSVSGMHNVSNALAAAAVGVKFKVPQKEIISAVEHYIGANKRMEVLKRNNITILNDTYNANPDSVLAALKTLQSLKTAGKKIVVLADMLELGEQAEHEHAKIGLAVSDMEFEYLLTFGPLSRFTHEASKLAFAEHFETKEALIASLKSQITAGDAVLIKGSRGMKMEEVTSQI